Proteins encoded by one window of Arabidopsis thaliana chromosome 2, partial sequence:
- a CDS encoding protamine P1 family protein (protamine P1 family protein; FUNCTIONS IN: DNA binding; INVOLVED IN: chromosome organization; LOCATED IN: chloroplast; BEST Arabidopsis thaliana protein match is: unknown protein (TAIR:AT5G03110.1); Has 306 Blast hits to 290 proteins in 70 species: Archae - 0; Bacteria - 11; Metazoa - 127; Fungi - 26; Plants - 97; Viruses - 12; Other Eukaryotes - 33 (source: NCBI BLink).), with amino-acid sequence MRFSSSRPVSSPGRTENPPLLMRFLRTKSRSRSRSRSRRPIFFRRKNASAAAETQEPTSPKVTCMGQVRINRSKKPKPETARVSGGATERRRQSRRCGWVKNAFPCHSFTGIIKPTCFSPVWRKWKSFSHASFSKKSEKRSSSSRSEPIFGRSTVEPEEPEETRKEENQEEEASSCKSFTATPPRNAFLLTRCRSAPYRSPSSANSLFEDQEETNKAPFQRHASSENVSVSEEPKTSVTETTERLEDSRRESAASEEPKRSVLGSPRQCLILTRCNSEPARLVPEMGYRQNPRLGFT; translated from the coding sequence ATGAGGTTTTCTTCATCTAGACCCGTTTCGAGTCCGGGTCGAACCGAAAACCCGCCTCTACTCATGCGGTTCTTGCGGACCaaaagcagaagcagaagccGTTCTCGTTCAAGAAGACCTATCTTTTTCCGTCGGAAAAATGCTTCTGCTGCGGCGGAGACACAAGAACCAACTTCACCTAAAGTCACTTGCATGGGTCAAGTAAGGATAAACCGATCAAAGAAACCCAAACCCGAAACTGCTCGAGTCTCCGGAGGTGCAACAGAAAGGCGACGCCAGAGCCGTCGGTGCGGGTGGGTCAAGAACGCTTTTCCCTGTCATTCTTTCACCGGAATAATCAAACCTACTTGCTTTAGCCCTGTGTGGCGTAAATGGAAATCATTTTCTCATGCTAGTTTCTCGAAAAAATCAGAGAAGAGATCAAGTTCGTCTAGAAGTGAACCTATCTTTGGCCGCTCCACGGTGGAGCCAGAGGAACCAGAAGAGActcgaaaagaagaaaaccaagaagaagaagcaagttCATGTAAATCATTCACAGCTACACCACCGAGAAACGCTTTTTTACTAACTCGATGTAGATCTGCACCATATAGATCTCCTTCATCAGCTAATAGCTTAtttgaagatcaagaagagaCAAATAAAGCTCCTTTCCAACGACACGCTTCGTCGGAAAATGTATCAGTTTCGGAAGAACCGAAGACAAGCGTTACAGAAACAACAGAGAGATTAGAGGATTCAAGAAGAGAATCAGCAGCGAGTGAAGAACCAAAACGAAGCGTTTTGGGATCACCACGACAGTGTCTGATCCTCACGCGCTGTAACTCGGAGCCAGCGAGACTCGTTCCCGAGATGGGTTATCGACAGAACCCAAGGTTGGGATTTACGTGA
- a CDS encoding PLAC8 family protein (PLAC8 family protein; CONTAINS InterPro DOMAIN/s: Protein of unknown function Cys-rich (InterPro:IPR006461); BEST Arabidopsis thaliana protein match is: PLAC8 family protein (TAIR:AT2G40935.1); Has 380 Blast hits to 379 proteins in 46 species: Archae - 0; Bacteria - 0; Metazoa - 10; Fungi - 19; Plants - 350; Viruses - 0; Other Eukaryotes - 1 (source: NCBI BLink).): protein MAGEDSREAQRGDEYEESSPLLKVNENDGKICSKRDAKAAPLVPPPAAEEYGWTADGLPVSHGSVIGEPIRRNQWNSGLFTCLGRNDEFCSSDLEVCLLGSVAPCVLYGTNAERLGSAPGTFSNHCLTYLGLYFVGNSLFGWNCLAPWFSYSSRSAIRRKFNLEGSFEAMNRSCGCCGGCIEDEMQREHLETTCDFVTHVLCHTCALCQEGRELRRKVLHPGFNAQSTVVVMPPIEQTMGRK, encoded by the exons ATGGCGGGAGAAGATAGCCGTGAAGCTCAACGAGGCGACGAATATGAGGAATCGAGTCCTCTCTTGAAGGTGAACGAGAATGACGGCAAGATCTGCTCGAAAAGAGATGCCAAGGCGGCGCCTCTTGTGCCTCCTCCCGCGGCGGAGGAATACGGCTGGACGGCGGATGGATTGCCTGTGAGCCATGGTAGCGTGATTGGCGAGCCGATCAGGAGAAACCAGTGGAATTCTGGTCTTTTTACCTGTCTTGGTCGCAATGATGAATTTTGCAGCAGCGATCTCGAAGTTT GTCTTCTTGGAAGTGTGGCTCCTTGTGTGTTGTATGGAACTAATGCAGAGAGACTTGGGTCTGCTCCGGGAACATTTTCAAACCATTGCTTGACGTATTTGGGATTGTACTTTGTTGGTAATTCTTTGTTTGGCTGGAACTGTCTTGCTCCATGGTTCTCTTATTCTAGCCGTTCTGCTATTCGCCGAAAGTTTAACCTTGAG GGAAGCTTTGAGGCTATGAACAGGTCTTGTGGTTGCTGCGGTGGCTGCATAGAGGACGAGATGCAAAGGGAACACTTGGAGACGACTTGTGACTTTGTGACACATGTCCTTTGCCATACATGTGCCCTTTGCCAAGAAGGGCGTGAGCTCCGCAGGAAGGTTCTTCACCCAGGTTTCAATGCTCAGTCCACCGTTGTTGTGATGCCACCCATAGAACAAACCATGGGTCGTAAGTGA